From one Idiomarina sp. X4 genomic stretch:
- the pepP gene encoding Xaa-Pro aminopeptidase yields MTAVISVEEFAQRRQALMKRLPLGTVAIIAGNSEVTRSNDTEYPFRQNSDFFYLTGFAEPDAVLVLINDKQPQSLLFCQDKDPQQEVWHGLRLGYENAEQALSVDVAEDVNAFEERLPDVLKGMDSVFYLMSDQAEVGELINGARNQLQQTARRSGELPPQSLRDLRPLLDDMRLIKSDAEIDVMRESARISSNAFRRIMRFVAPGKHEYQVGAELHHEFAMNGALYPAYGMICGGGANACVLHYTDNKDVLNDGDLILVDAGAEYQGYAADITRTFPVNGKFSDTQRTLYELVLKAQYAAFEEIKPGSNLVNASNAAARVINDGLVELGIIDGDPDTTFEAMRWKTYFIHGLGHWLGLDVHDMGRYKDDNGKPVAFEPGMVLTVEPGIYIPEDADVDEKWRGIGIRIEDDLVVTAEGYENLTSDVPKTIEEIEAWMNGK; encoded by the coding sequence ATGACCGCCGTAATTTCCGTAGAAGAGTTTGCACAACGTCGGCAAGCGCTCATGAAGCGTTTGCCACTGGGCACTGTTGCCATTATTGCCGGTAACAGCGAAGTCACGCGCAGTAACGACACCGAGTATCCGTTTCGGCAAAACAGTGACTTTTTCTATTTAACCGGCTTTGCCGAACCCGATGCGGTGCTGGTACTTATTAATGACAAGCAACCGCAAAGCCTGCTGTTTTGCCAGGACAAAGACCCGCAGCAGGAAGTTTGGCATGGTTTGCGGTTGGGCTATGAAAATGCCGAGCAGGCATTGAGTGTGGACGTGGCGGAAGACGTAAACGCTTTTGAGGAACGACTGCCGGATGTACTGAAAGGTATGGACAGCGTGTTTTACCTTATGAGCGATCAGGCCGAAGTCGGCGAGTTGATTAACGGTGCCCGTAACCAACTACAGCAAACCGCTCGTCGCAGCGGCGAGTTGCCGCCGCAAAGTCTGCGCGATTTAAGACCGTTATTAGACGACATGCGACTGATAAAGTCGGACGCTGAAATTGACGTTATGCGTGAGTCGGCGCGTATCAGCAGCAACGCGTTTCGTCGCATTATGCGTTTTGTGGCGCCCGGCAAACACGAGTACCAGGTGGGTGCCGAACTGCATCATGAGTTTGCTATGAACGGGGCGCTGTATCCGGCTTATGGAATGATCTGCGGTGGCGGTGCCAATGCCTGCGTACTGCACTATACCGACAATAAAGACGTACTGAACGATGGCGATTTGATCCTGGTCGATGCCGGCGCCGAGTATCAGGGGTATGCTGCCGACATTACTCGTACTTTCCCCGTCAATGGCAAATTCAGTGATACGCAGCGCACCTTGTATGAGTTGGTATTAAAAGCACAGTACGCAGCGTTTGAAGAAATAAAGCCCGGCAGTAATTTGGTTAATGCCAGTAACGCCGCGGCTCGTGTCATTAACGACGGTTTAGTTGAACTGGGCATTATCGATGGTGATCCGGACACAACCTTTGAAGCCATGCGTTGGAAAACGTACTTTATTCACGGCTTAGGACACTGGCTGGGACTCGACGTACACGACATGGGACGCTACAAAGACGACAACGGCAAACCCGTTGCTTTTGAACCGGGTATGGTGCTGACGGTCGAGCCGGGTATTTATATTCCGGAAGATGCCGATGTCGATGAGAAATGGCGTGGCATTGGCATTCGCATCGAAGATGATTTGGTGGTCACCGCCGAAGGTTATGAAAACCTGACCAGCGACGTGCCTAAAACCATAGAAGAGATAGAAGCATGGATGAACGGCAAATAA
- the ubiH gene encoding 2-octaprenyl-6-methoxyphenyl hydroxylase, whose protein sequence is MDERQITSADVAIVGGGLVGALTGMMLAQQRPDWRIVICEPRKEGPPNDKRIIALAAASAHRLSKLGVLKDITHEPIKHIHISDRGFIGGTELHAEHEGVEALGKVVAASELVERLYNSCQTLNNVIWLGGVRAERIEQEQSQVNVTLDNQQRVNCRLLIGADGQNSLVREQLRLKSDVTDYGQYGCIATLTLEQPLNGWAYERFTENGPIALLPMKGNDASLVWSFTEKQLAEAEQWTDSEFLERCQKAFGYRAGRFKSVSPRVFYPLILRRAKRSTHHRTVIIGNASHALHPIAGQGFNLGLRDVEQLCEALNNATDPGAFQHLTDYEQQRERDYESIIRLTDGLVRGFSNQFWPTILGRNGVLMLLQHCSPLKSSFARLTMGMKP, encoded by the coding sequence ATGGATGAACGGCAAATAACCTCTGCCGATGTCGCTATTGTTGGCGGCGGTCTGGTTGGTGCATTAACCGGCATGATGCTGGCGCAACAGCGTCCGGACTGGCGCATTGTTATTTGCGAACCCCGCAAAGAAGGCCCGCCCAACGACAAACGAATTATTGCACTGGCCGCTGCGTCGGCCCATCGTTTGTCAAAGCTGGGCGTGCTGAAGGATATTACCCACGAGCCCATAAAGCATATTCATATTTCCGATCGCGGTTTCATTGGCGGTACAGAACTTCATGCGGAGCACGAGGGCGTGGAAGCCTTGGGCAAAGTCGTGGCCGCGTCTGAGTTGGTAGAACGCTTATATAACAGCTGCCAGACGCTGAATAACGTTATCTGGTTAGGCGGCGTGCGTGCCGAGCGTATTGAGCAAGAACAATCACAGGTAAACGTGACACTGGACAACCAACAGCGGGTGAATTGTCGGCTGCTGATTGGCGCCGACGGCCAAAACTCGCTGGTGCGTGAGCAGTTACGACTGAAGTCAGACGTGACCGATTACGGACAGTACGGTTGTATTGCCACACTGACGCTTGAGCAGCCCCTCAATGGCTGGGCCTACGAACGTTTTACCGAAAATGGACCCATTGCCCTTTTACCTATGAAAGGAAACGACGCGTCGTTGGTGTGGAGCTTTACCGAAAAGCAGTTGGCCGAAGCGGAACAATGGACAGACTCAGAGTTTTTGGAGCGTTGTCAGAAAGCTTTTGGTTATCGAGCCGGGCGTTTTAAATCGGTGTCGCCGCGCGTGTTCTATCCGCTTATTCTGCGCCGGGCAAAACGCTCAACGCACCACCGCACGGTGATTATTGGTAATGCCTCCCACGCTTTGCACCCAATCGCCGGGCAAGGGTTTAATCTGGGGCTGCGTGACGTAGAGCAGCTTTGTGAGGCCTTGAACAATGCGACGGATCCGGGCGCATTCCAGCATCTGACCGACTACGAACAGCAACGCGAGCGCGACTACGAGTCTATTATCCGCTTAACCGATGGCTTAGTTAGAGGGTTCTCCAATCAGTTTTGGCCAACGATATTAGGACGGAACGGTGTACTCATGTTGTTGCAGCACTGTAGCCCTCTAAAATCGAGCTTTGCCCGACTGACCATGGGGATGAAACCATGA
- a CDS encoding FAD-dependent oxidoreductase, with translation MTRKYTDIVVVGGGMIGLSLATKLAQQGRQVIVIERHDQPELTEELALRVSALNDRSRSVLADCGAWQKIQAHRTGPYNSMQVWDKDSSAHIEFSAEEINAEDIGAIVENNVAEHFLWESAEQAGVEIIKTDSWKLMSAGNDSSLAEIQVGEQLLSASLIIGADGGRSQVRHFAELPISFWDYEQRGIVANIRTKQPHNGVARQVFLPTGPLALLPTPDPHTVSIVWSADEPLAVALLNESPERFAKQVETESGRVLGACECVSDVKAFPLRMQYARQWFHQRIVLAGDAAHTIHPLAGQGANLGFGDVKELCEQLQGIDLKAPNDLTKRLGAYQRSRKADTQVMIAAMELFKRGFGTANPVVKGLRAIAFGVANKLTLLKRKLAEIAVA, from the coding sequence ATGACACGCAAATACACTGACATTGTTGTTGTTGGCGGCGGCATGATAGGCCTGAGTCTCGCTACTAAGCTGGCGCAGCAGGGGCGGCAAGTCATTGTCATAGAACGCCACGACCAGCCTGAACTCACTGAAGAGCTGGCATTGCGGGTCAGCGCGTTAAACGACCGCAGTCGCAGTGTGCTTGCCGATTGTGGTGCCTGGCAGAAAATACAAGCGCACCGCACCGGACCATACAACAGCATGCAAGTGTGGGACAAAGACAGTTCTGCCCATATTGAATTTTCTGCTGAAGAAATTAACGCGGAAGATATTGGCGCCATTGTCGAGAACAATGTGGCCGAGCATTTTCTATGGGAAAGCGCGGAGCAGGCTGGCGTTGAAATCATTAAAACAGACAGCTGGAAATTAATGAGCGCGGGCAATGACAGCAGCCTGGCAGAAATACAAGTGGGTGAGCAGTTACTTTCCGCCAGCCTTATTATTGGCGCGGACGGCGGGCGCTCGCAGGTACGTCATTTTGCTGAGTTACCCATTAGCTTCTGGGACTACGAGCAGCGCGGTATTGTCGCCAACATTCGTACTAAACAGCCTCATAATGGCGTGGCGCGACAAGTGTTTTTACCGACAGGACCGCTGGCGCTGCTACCCACGCCCGACCCACATACTGTTTCTATTGTCTGGTCAGCGGACGAGCCGTTAGCAGTGGCGTTACTGAATGAAAGCCCGGAACGATTCGCTAAACAGGTAGAAACTGAGTCAGGGCGAGTGTTGGGCGCGTGTGAGTGCGTGTCTGACGTAAAAGCTTTTCCCTTAAGAATGCAGTACGCACGGCAGTGGTTTCATCAGCGCATTGTGTTGGCTGGTGACGCCGCACATACCATACATCCGCTTGCCGGGCAGGGCGCTAACTTAGGCTTTGGTGACGTGAAAGAGCTGTGCGAACAGCTACAGGGCATAGACTTAAAAGCGCCTAATGATTTAACCAAACGCCTGGGGGCCTATCAGCGTTCCCGCAAAGCTGACACTCAAGTTATGATAGCTGCCATGGAGCTCTTCAAGCGCGGCTTTGGTACTGCCAATCCGGTGGTCAAAGGACTGCGCGCAATAGCCTTTGGTGTGGCGAATAAATTGACGCTCTTAAAAAGAAAACTTGCCGAAATCGCCGTCGCCTGA
- a CDS encoding LysR family transcriptional regulator has protein sequence MKHLSLEALRSFSAVVELGSMTLAGERMGRSQPAISLQLKKLEEQLGVELLVRQGNGFTLTPDGDVLFDYAQRMLALNDQAWAQFEPQQVSGKVRLGITSEFASSLLPKVLGQFAQVYPQVTLQVTSGLSKDLLSRLGQQFDIILALREQTNKSDVLIQREELVWVGSPALVEQPSLPLVVAPDGCIYRRRAEQSLQRIRQPYRITYTNTDFSGLTAALNSGLGITVLAKSTVPESVSVIDALANGQSLPTPGSVNVIMRLAGGASSAASQLADYLKARI, from the coding sequence ATGAAACATTTATCATTAGAGGCATTACGCAGTTTTAGCGCCGTTGTCGAGTTAGGCAGCATGACGCTGGCCGGTGAACGGATGGGGCGCTCCCAGCCCGCTATCAGCCTGCAACTCAAAAAATTGGAAGAACAGCTTGGCGTCGAGTTGCTTGTTCGCCAGGGCAATGGCTTTACGTTGACCCCTGACGGCGACGTTCTGTTTGACTACGCACAGCGTATGCTGGCACTAAACGATCAGGCCTGGGCTCAATTCGAGCCCCAGCAAGTCAGCGGTAAAGTACGCTTGGGCATTACCAGTGAATTTGCGTCTAGCTTATTGCCGAAAGTGCTGGGCCAGTTTGCCCAGGTATACCCTCAGGTTACGTTGCAGGTAACCTCGGGACTGAGTAAAGACTTACTTTCCCGGCTGGGACAGCAATTCGATATTATTCTGGCTTTGCGCGAGCAGACCAATAAAAGCGATGTGTTAATTCAACGGGAGGAGCTGGTTTGGGTCGGTTCCCCGGCATTGGTTGAGCAACCCAGCTTGCCGTTAGTCGTCGCGCCGGATGGCTGTATTTACCGACGTCGGGCTGAGCAAAGTTTACAGCGTATTCGGCAGCCCTATCGAATTACTTATACCAATACAGACTTCTCCGGACTCACCGCGGCGTTGAATAGTGGACTGGGTATAACGGTTTTAGCCAAAAGTACCGTGCCCGAGAGTGTCTCAGTCATTGATGCTTTAGCAAATGGGCAAAGCCTACCAACACCCGGGTCAGTGAACGTCATTATGCGCCTGGCTGGTGGCGCTTCCAGCGCGGCCTCGCAGTTAGCCGATTACCTGAAAGCGCGAATTTAA
- the gcvT gene encoding glycine cleavage system aminomethyltransferase GcvT, producing the protein MGSKTPLYDAHVKAGAKMVDFHGWDMPLNYGSQIEEHHAVRRDCGVFDVSHMTIVDVEGAQAQAFLRYLLANDVAKLKTEGKAQYTSMLNENGGVIDDLIVYHFSETSYRMVVNSATRDRDLAWIEKVAADFDVTTKERDDMGMLALQGPNAADKIQKVLSSEQYAEIDGMKPFVGKQVGDFFIATTGYTGEKGYEIVVPASQLEALWNQLLEADVAPCGLGARDTLRLEAGMNLYGQDMDENITPLEANMGWSVAFEPADRDFIGRKALEQKKAEGHDKLVGLVMEEKGVLRHGQKVTVEGGEGVITSGTFSPTLGFSVAMARVPASVGDTADVEMRKKQVPVKVVKPGFVRNGQSVL; encoded by the coding sequence ATGGGTAGCAAAACGCCACTGTACGATGCACACGTAAAAGCTGGTGCCAAAATGGTCGACTTTCACGGCTGGGACATGCCGCTGAACTATGGCTCACAGATTGAAGAGCACCACGCGGTACGCCGTGATTGCGGTGTTTTCGATGTGTCTCACATGACCATTGTTGACGTTGAAGGCGCTCAGGCTCAGGCGTTTTTACGTTACTTGCTTGCTAATGACGTGGCTAAGCTTAAAACAGAAGGTAAAGCACAATACACCAGCATGCTGAACGAAAACGGCGGTGTTATTGATGACCTTATCGTGTATCACTTCTCTGAAACGTCTTATCGTATGGTCGTCAACTCAGCCACTCGTGACCGTGACTTAGCATGGATTGAAAAGGTTGCTGCGGATTTTGACGTAACAACGAAAGAGCGTGACGATATGGGCATGCTTGCGCTGCAAGGTCCTAACGCTGCCGATAAAATTCAGAAAGTACTTTCAAGCGAACAATACGCTGAAATTGACGGCATGAAACCATTCGTTGGCAAACAAGTAGGTGACTTTTTCATCGCGACCACGGGTTACACCGGCGAAAAAGGCTATGAAATTGTCGTACCGGCAAGTCAATTAGAAGCACTATGGAACCAGCTGTTAGAAGCGGACGTTGCTCCTTGTGGACTGGGCGCACGCGATACTCTGCGCTTAGAAGCCGGCATGAACCTGTACGGTCAGGACATGGACGAAAATATCACACCATTAGAAGCTAACATGGGCTGGAGTGTGGCATTTGAGCCAGCAGACAGAGATTTTATTGGCCGTAAAGCTTTAGAGCAGAAAAAAGCGGAAGGTCACGACAAGCTGGTAGGCTTGGTGATGGAAGAAAAAGGTGTGCTTCGTCACGGTCAAAAAGTGACCGTAGAGGGTGGCGAAGGTGTCATCACTTCTGGTACATTCTCGCCTACGCTTGGTTTCTCAGTCGCAATGGCGCGTGTACCTGCTTCAGTAGGTGATACTGCGGACGTTGAAATGCGTAAGAAACAAGTACCGGTGAAGGTCGTCAAACCGGGCTTCGTGCGAAACGGTCAATCTGTTTTATAA
- the gcvH gene encoding glycine cleavage system protein GcvH: MSNIPADLKYASTHEWVRDEGDGTFTVGISEHAQELLGDMVFVELPDVGDKVETGDDIAVAESVKAASDIYAPMTGEIVAVNEDLEDAPETVNNDPYGDGWLFRIKADDSSELENLLDANAYEASIDED, encoded by the coding sequence ATGAGCAATATTCCAGCCGATCTGAAATACGCGTCAACTCACGAGTGGGTGCGCGACGAAGGTGATGGCACCTTTACCGTTGGTATCTCTGAGCACGCGCAAGAGCTGTTAGGAGACATGGTTTTCGTTGAGTTACCAGACGTTGGTGACAAAGTTGAAACAGGCGACGACATTGCTGTTGCTGAATCCGTAAAAGCGGCATCAGACATTTACGCACCAATGACAGGCGAAATTGTTGCAGTCAACGAAGACTTGGAAGATGCGCCAGAAACGGTTAATAACGACCCTTATGGCGATGGCTGGTTATTCCGTATTAAAGCGGATGACAGCAGTGAACTTGAAAATTTATTGGACGCGAACGCATACGAGGCTTCAATAGACGAAGACTAA
- the gcvP gene encoding aminomethyl-transferring glycine dehydrogenase gives MSSTTLTQLEHHDEFIGRHIGPSAEEQKAMLAELGVDSLEALTKDTVPGAILREPFLQVGEPQTEREALARLKTIAQKNEIFTSYIGMGYYDTVVPNVILRNVLENPGWYTAYTPYQPEIAQGRLEALLNFQQMTMDLTGLDLASASLLDEATAAAEAMAMAKRVSKNKKSNAFFIADNVYPQTIDVVKTRAEYYGFDIIVGPAREASDHDVFGALLQYPDKQGQLHNIEQLIGELQEKKAIVAVASDLMSLLMLKSPGEMGADMVFGNAQRFGVPMGYGGPHAAFFATRDKFKRSLPGRIIGVSKDSRGRPALRMAMQTREQHIRREKANSNICTAQVLLANMASFYAVYHGPQGLRRIANRIHRLTDIVALGMQDKGVKLVNSHWFDTLTFEMKDNATDVLARSKAAGINLRVDGEGVFGVSLDEAKTRDDVETLFNVVFGENHGLDVDVLDSRVAGGDVESIPAALVRQSDYLQHPVFNEYHSETEMLRYIKKLENKDLALNHSMISLGSCTMKLNATAEMIPVTWPEFGQLHPFCPVEQAQGYQELVGTLSEWLLDITGYDAMSMQPNSGAQGEYAGLLAIQKYHESRNEGHRNICLIPSSAHGTNPASAQMINMKVVVVDCDKHGNVDMDDLKAKAEEAGDNLSCIMVTYPSTHGVYEEGIKDICDLVHSYGGQVYMDGANMNAQVGVTSPGYIGSDVSHLNLHKTFCIPHGGGGPGMGPIGVKQHLAEFLPNHSVINIDGPKAGNGAVSAAQFGSASILTISWMYIAMMGGRGLREASETAILNANYVAEKLSKHFKILYRGRNNRVAHECIIDLRPMKDAAGIAEIDVAKRLQDYGFHSPTMSFPVAGTIMVEPTESESKAELDRFIEALVSIKAEADKVASGDWPKDNNPLVNAPHTLADITDAEWDRPYDRQTATYPVEAVGYDKFWPTVNRIDDVFGDRNLMCSCPSIEEYR, from the coding sequence ATGAGCAGTACTACCCTGACGCAATTAGAACACCACGATGAGTTCATCGGTCGCCACATTGGCCCAAGTGCTGAAGAGCAAAAAGCCATGTTGGCAGAGCTGGGTGTGGATTCTTTAGAAGCTTTAACCAAAGACACGGTGCCTGGCGCAATACTGCGCGAACCGTTCTTGCAAGTTGGTGAGCCGCAAACGGAACGTGAGGCGTTAGCTCGCCTGAAAACCATTGCTCAGAAAAACGAAATTTTCACCTCGTACATTGGTATGGGTTATTACGATACGGTCGTGCCAAACGTTATTTTACGTAACGTGTTGGAAAACCCGGGTTGGTACACAGCGTACACACCTTATCAGCCGGAAATTGCGCAAGGTCGTTTAGAAGCGCTGCTGAACTTCCAGCAAATGACCATGGACTTAACCGGCCTGGATTTAGCCAGCGCATCTTTGCTTGATGAAGCAACAGCAGCAGCGGAAGCCATGGCGATGGCCAAGCGCGTGTCTAAAAACAAGAAGTCTAACGCCTTCTTTATTGCCGACAATGTTTACCCACAGACCATCGACGTAGTGAAGACCCGAGCCGAGTACTATGGCTTTGACATTATTGTTGGTCCTGCACGTGAAGCGTCCGACCATGATGTATTCGGTGCGTTACTGCAATACCCGGACAAACAAGGTCAGCTGCACAACATCGAACAATTAATTGGTGAGTTGCAGGAGAAAAAAGCCATTGTTGCCGTCGCTTCTGACTTAATGAGCCTGTTAATGCTTAAGTCGCCGGGCGAAATGGGCGCTGATATGGTCTTCGGTAACGCTCAGCGTTTCGGTGTGCCGATGGGCTACGGTGGCCCTCACGCGGCGTTTTTTGCAACTCGCGACAAGTTTAAGCGTTCGTTGCCTGGTCGTATCATTGGCGTTTCTAAAGACTCTCGCGGCCGCCCGGCACTGCGTATGGCCATGCAAACGCGTGAGCAACACATACGCCGTGAGAAAGCGAACTCGAATATTTGTACCGCGCAGGTGCTGCTGGCGAACATGGCGTCTTTCTACGCTGTGTATCACGGTCCACAAGGCTTGCGCCGTATTGCCAACCGCATTCACCGCCTGACTGACATTGTTGCCTTAGGTATGCAGGACAAAGGCGTGAAGCTAGTGAACAGCCACTGGTTTGACACCTTAACCTTTGAAATGAAAGACAACGCAACCGACGTGTTAGCGCGTTCAAAAGCGGCGGGTATTAACCTGCGCGTTGATGGCGAAGGCGTATTTGGCGTTAGCTTAGATGAAGCGAAAACGCGTGACGATGTTGAAACGCTGTTTAATGTGGTGTTTGGTGAGAATCATGGTCTGGACGTTGACGTACTGGACAGCCGTGTTGCGGGCGGAGATGTTGAGTCGATTCCTGCTGCGTTGGTACGTCAGTCAGACTATTTACAGCACCCGGTATTCAACGAGTATCACTCAGAAACCGAAATGCTGCGTTACATTAAGAAACTGGAAAACAAAGACTTAGCGTTGAACCATTCCATGATTTCACTGGGCTCTTGCACCATGAAACTGAATGCGACCGCTGAAATGATTCCGGTTACCTGGCCTGAGTTTGGTCAGCTACACCCATTCTGCCCGGTAGAGCAGGCACAAGGCTACCAGGAGTTGGTCGGCACTTTGTCTGAATGGCTATTGGATATTACCGGTTACGACGCTATGTCGATGCAGCCGAACTCGGGTGCACAAGGTGAATACGCTGGCTTGCTGGCTATTCAGAAGTACCATGAGAGCCGCAACGAAGGGCACCGCAATATCTGCTTAATTCCAAGCTCTGCGCACGGTACTAACCCAGCGTCAGCGCAAATGATCAACATGAAAGTGGTGGTGGTCGACTGTGACAAACACGGCAACGTGGACATGGACGACTTAAAAGCCAAGGCCGAAGAAGCGGGCGATAACTTGTCGTGCATTATGGTGACTTACCCGTCAACGCACGGTGTTTACGAAGAAGGCATTAAAGACATTTGTGACCTGGTTCACAGCTACGGCGGTCAGGTATACATGGACGGTGCCAACATGAACGCACAGGTTGGCGTAACCTCACCGGGTTACATTGGCTCGGACGTATCGCACCTGAACCTGCACAAAACCTTCTGTATTCCGCACGGTGGCGGTGGCCCGGGTATGGGTCCTATTGGCGTGAAGCAGCACCTGGCTGAATTCCTGCCGAACCACTCGGTGATTAATATCGACGGCCCTAAAGCGGGCAATGGCGCGGTATCTGCTGCTCAGTTTGGTAGTGCCAGCATTCTGACCATTTCGTGGATGTACATTGCCATGATGGGCGGACGCGGCTTACGTGAAGCGTCAGAAACCGCTATTTTGAACGCCAACTACGTTGCTGAGAAGCTGAGTAAGCACTTCAAAATTCTGTACCGTGGCCGCAACAACCGAGTTGCGCACGAGTGCATTATCGACTTGCGTCCAATGAAAGACGCCGCCGGCATTGCCGAAATTGACGTGGCTAAGCGCCTGCAAGACTACGGTTTCCACTCGCCAACTATGAGCTTTCCGGTAGCCGGTACCATTATGGTTGAGCCGACCGAGTCTGAGTCTAAAGCCGAGCTGGACCGCTTTATTGAAGCCTTGGTCAGCATTAAAGCCGAAGCCGATAAAGTAGCATCTGGTGACTGGCCGAAAGACAACAACCCACTGGTGAATGCACCGCACACACTGGCGGACATTACCGATGCAGAATGGGACCGCCCATACGACCGTCAAACAGCAACCTACCCGGTTGAAGCCGTTGGTTACGACAAGTTCTGGCCAACCGTAAACCGTATTGATGACGTGTTCGGTGACCGTAACCTGATGTGCTCATGCCCGAGCATTGAAGAGTATAGGTAA
- a CDS encoding tyrosine-type recombinase/integrase produces the protein MAVQQAYPWNKNRIIGQKKPLQISHIWGIRIRLELEGKARDLALFNLGLDSKLRGCDLVKLKVSDVSCGRSLLTRTHVVQQKTGCPVQFEITQGTRDSLSAWIRQANLSESDYLFRSRVTDAEHISTHQYNRIFHGWIEKLGLDSSLYSTHSMRRTKPYLIYKKTKNLRVIQLLLGHKKLESTVRYLGIEVDDALYISESIEV, from the coding sequence ATGGCAGTTCAACAAGCATATCCGTGGAATAAAAATCGAATTATAGGACAGAAAAAGCCACTCCAGATATCCCATATCTGGGGCATTCGCATACGCCTTGAACTTGAAGGGAAAGCAAGAGATTTGGCTCTTTTCAATCTAGGGTTAGATAGCAAGCTTAGGGGTTGTGATTTAGTAAAACTGAAAGTATCGGATGTTTCGTGTGGCCGTTCGCTGCTTACCAGGACTCATGTTGTGCAGCAGAAGACAGGTTGTCCAGTACAGTTCGAGATAACTCAAGGAACTAGAGATTCGCTATCCGCTTGGATCAGGCAAGCGAATCTATCAGAATCAGATTATTTATTTAGATCGAGAGTTACTGATGCAGAACATATCTCGACCCACCAGTACAACCGGATATTTCATGGCTGGATCGAGAAACTAGGATTGGACAGTTCGCTGTACAGCACTCATTCAATGCGAAGGACCAAGCCATATCTTATCTATAAGAAAACTAAGAACCTCAGAGTTATCCAACTTTTATTAGGCCACAAAAAGTTGGAAAGCACTGTACGCTACCTCGGAATTGAAGTGGATGACGCGCTTTATATTTCTGAGTCAATTGAGGTCTAA